Proteins from a genomic interval of Cydia amplana chromosome 8, ilCydAmpl1.1, whole genome shotgun sequence:
- the LOC134650082 gene encoding calcium/calmodulin-dependent protein kinase type II alpha chain — MANPNRDGVSTRFSDNYDLKEELGKGAFSIVRRAVQKSTGYEFAAKIINTKKLSARDFQKLEREARICRKLQHPNIVRLHDSIQEEHFHYLVFDLVTGGELFEDIVAREFYSEADASHCIQQILESVHHCHHNGVVHRDLKPENLLLASKAKGAAVKLADFGLAIEVQGDQQAWFGFAGTPGYLSPEVLKKEPYGKPVDIWACGVILYILLVGYPPFWDEDQHRLYGQIKAGAYDYPSPEWDTVTPEAKSLINQMLTVNPSKRITASEALKHPWICHRERVASVMHRQETVDCLKKFNARRKLKGAILTTMLATRNFSGKSMVNKKGDGSQVKESTDSSTTLEDDDLDKDKKGVDRACTVISKEHDDEGLTKADSFGKARGDSNASQRRSEVIKATEVLIDAINNGDYDTYSKLCDPNVTAFDPDVLGNMVEGVEFHKFFIDNTPQHVKANTTILNPRVHLIGDDGAVIAYVCVTQSVDAEGRRTTQQTKETRIWHKRHNKWTAIHFHRS, encoded by the coding sequence ATGGCAAATCCGAATCGCGATGGTGTCAGCACGCGTTTCTCTGATAACTATGATCTTAAAGAAGAACTGGGAAAAGGAGCATTCTCTATCGTGAGACGAGCTGTCCAGAAGTCGACGGGATATGAATTCGCTGCCAAAATAATCAACACTAAGAAGCTCTCAGCCAGAGATTTTCAAAAATTGGAAAGAGAAGCCCGAATTTGTCGTAAGCTGCAACATCCTAATATTGTAAGACTACATGACTCCATTCAAGAGGAGCATTTTCATTACCTCGTGTTCGATCTCGTCACCGGCGGGGAACTGTTTGAAGACATCGTGGCACGTGAGTTTTATTCTGAAGCTGACGCTTCTCACTGTATACAACAAATTTTGGAGTCCGTTCATCACTGCCACCATAACGGGGTAGTGCATAGGGATCTGAAGCCTGAGAATCTGTTATTGGCTAGCAAAGCTAAAGGGGCTGCAGTCAAGTTAGCCGACTTCGGCTTAGCTATTGAAGTGCAAGGTGACCAGCAGGCATGGTTTGGGTTCGCGGGAACTCCTGGATATTTGTCACCTGAAGTACTCAAAAAAGAACCATATGGTAAACCAGTAGATATATGGGCGTGTGGAGTGATTCTTTATATTTTGTTGGTCGGCTATCCACCTTTCTGGGACGAGGACCAGCACCGGCTTTATGGACAAATTAAAGCAGGTGCCTATGATTACCCATCTCCTGAATGGGATACTGTAACGCCTGAGGCAAAGAGCCTTATAAACCAAATGTTAACCGTTAATCCCAGTAAGAGGATTACTGCATCTGAAGCTTTGAAGCACCCATGGATTTGCCACCGCGAACGCGTGGCATCTGTGATGCACAGGCAAGAGACTGTAGACTGCTTGAAGAAGTTCAATGCTCGTCGCAAACTAAAAGGCGCCATTCTAACTACTATGCTTGCTACCCGAAACTTCTCTGGGAAGTCTATGGTCAACAAAAAAGGAGACGGCTCACAAGTAAAGGAGTCGACTGACAGCAGTACTACTTTGGAAGATGATGATCTGGATAAGGATAAGAAGGGTGTAGACCGTGCTTGCACTGTAATCTCCAAAGAGCATGATGACGAAGGACTTACTAAAGCTGATTCATTCGGCAAAGCCCGAGGTGATAGCAATGCGTCACAGCGTCGCTCAGAAGTAATCAAAGCCACAGAGGTACTTATAGATGCTATTAACAATGGCGACTACGATACATATTCCAAATTATGTGATCCTAATGTGACTGCTTTTGATCCTGATGTACTAGGTAACATGGTTGAAggagtagaatttcataaattcTTTATTGATAACACTCCTCAGCACGTAAAGGCCAATACAACCATACTTAATCCTCGCGTCCACCTTATTGGTGACGATGGAGCTGTTATAGCATATGTGTGTGTGACGCAGAGCGTCGATGCCGAAGGTCGGCGAACCACACAACAAACTAAAGAAACTCGTATTTGGCACAAACGCCACAACAAGTGGACAGCGATACATTTTCATCGCTCCTAA